A genomic stretch from Myxococcales bacterium includes:
- the rpmG gene encoding 50S ribosomal protein L33, whose product MAKSKREKIKLESSAGTGHFYTTTKNRVNTPNKLEFKKYDPVVRKHVLYKETKLK is encoded by the coding sequence ATGGCCAAGAGCAAACGAGAGAAGATCAAGCTGGAGTCGTCAGCGGGAACCGGGCACTTCTATACCACTACGAAGAACCGGGTGAACACGCCGAACAAGCTCGAGTTCAAGAAGTACGATCCCGTCGTACGCAAGCACGTTCTCTACAAAGAGACTAAGCTCAAATAA
- the rplX gene encoding 50S ribosomal protein L24 translates to MSKIRTGDLVQVVTGADRGKQGHVIAVDRAKSTVRVEGVKMQKHHTKPGSRGAQQGGIIEREGYVAASNVMVVNAADGKPSRIRIEEQDGKRVRVFSRGGQVVPEPAAN, encoded by the coding sequence ATGTCAAAGATAAGGACGGGTGACCTGGTTCAGGTCGTCACAGGTGCGGACCGTGGTAAGCAGGGGCACGTAATCGCCGTCGACCGAGCGAAGTCGACGGTGCGTGTCGAGGGCGTGAAAATGCAGAAGCATCACACCAAGCCCGGCAGCCGCGGTGCACAGCAGGGCGGTATCATCGAGCGCGAGGGATACGTCGCGGCGTCGAACGTGATGGTCGTGAACGCGGCCGATGGCAAGCCGTCGCGGATTCGCATCGAAGAACAGGATGGCAAACGGGTCCGCGTGTTTTCACGTGGCGGTCAAGTCGTACCCGAACCGGCGGCGAACTGA
- a CDS encoding HYR domain-containing protein: protein MRVRLSNKHALAEHRLGVMAALVAAISGLLCLTIAPAAFGQAILDSNQIRGQIKFTNSNSAIVAILHNGDGLRYTSVRADSIGVTPALNNSTWVTTSDPMALDYEITVESGSPGVSYDVRASASLAAGMKRYVFEKKTSAPVEPEPAADTIVNFSECAGVVDVRWHDTLGNPFEVSGGTMQAYRSDADGRRRMQAYVYRIPPDSSQEYMIVRGDGASYEVSINYETGNDPFATTVRAICKETVVVSCDEIVEIDCIIPPGGQLGDISGVIDMEGEDEHDIGNMTQMFAFDGPLGNLRYDKIEGNPASGPFLLQNLMPSDAEATPKGYAVYGQMIFRTGYRTQRLRTPYLYNSINGGRVMVTAGETTDLGDTFVMKPGYLTGSIFLTGPADGTGTPALATLYRDADIDTDGDGIPNNYYLSSGSYIAAEGIHKVAPGATNTAWGGYARTSFAGGFDSTAQQFTGDYEIVLGGLARESSIWRPAGLSLTFRDTSTPWDPDSYYNSSVYVRPSLYETVEIVPGETVTRDYALCMSEVDLSYRSVSGVFYSPRTSGRGSFKGEDFRGIQTEYTSWIGYSAGTPENLADASDHGLVKMLLPEGSYSLTPNVMAVNPGGGTSYTELRPVTIEVGCQQRLSLSTELQVSVADLDQCVDNRAVALVGAVSGGGEVSSLSYVLNDAAPVNLCSGDCGVDPTFETSFEAEGCSDTITVTALDANGNKASVETRIQDNEPPVLSSCDDIFVDTLPGGLNASVDFEVVATDDCKAAPTVACDAEAGDLFPIGSTTVSCEAQDACGNVSQCSFSVTVTGIAAPEPEPEPEPEPEPEPEDPESDWVDETPVGDEDEVDLNVCLDEPEDRTPIVTCGVERPKLWPPNHKLVRPGFTTKAVDSCESVGGDQMETVLATATWVYSDEPEISVPSNGGSNAGPGNSGSKGNQGSEPQATRGGKGGSRVISSNGSGRHAPDAKDLDADLRLRAERAGSGDGRVYLAISASENEAGNEGWACCTVIVPHDLKHSSLVDLQDAADEARDYCEAYGEAPPDFFEHGLSEEIGPMQ from the coding sequence ATGAGAGTCAGACTGAGTAACAAACACGCTCTCGCCGAGCACCGACTGGGTGTCATGGCCGCGTTGGTGGCGGCGATCAGCGGGCTGCTTTGCCTGACGATCGCACCCGCTGCGTTTGGCCAGGCCATTTTGGATTCGAATCAGATCCGCGGTCAGATCAAATTTACGAACAGCAACTCTGCCATCGTCGCGATCCTTCACAACGGCGATGGCTTGAGATACACCAGCGTCCGCGCCGACAGCATCGGCGTAACACCGGCGCTCAACAACAGCACCTGGGTCACGACCAGTGATCCAATGGCCCTTGACTACGAGATCACCGTCGAGAGTGGGTCACCGGGTGTGAGTTATGACGTGCGAGCCAGCGCGAGCCTCGCGGCCGGCATGAAACGCTACGTATTCGAGAAGAAAACTTCTGCGCCGGTCGAGCCCGAACCCGCTGCGGATACGATCGTCAACTTCAGCGAATGTGCTGGCGTGGTCGACGTTCGTTGGCATGACACGCTGGGCAATCCGTTCGAGGTTTCCGGCGGAACCATGCAGGCGTACCGCAGCGATGCAGATGGCCGCCGCAGAATGCAGGCATATGTCTACCGAATCCCCCCGGACAGCAGCCAGGAATACATGATCGTGCGAGGTGATGGTGCAAGCTATGAGGTCTCGATCAACTACGAAACCGGCAACGATCCCTTCGCCACCACCGTGCGTGCGATCTGCAAAGAAACTGTCGTGGTTTCTTGCGACGAGATCGTAGAGATCGACTGCATCATCCCCCCCGGCGGCCAGCTCGGAGATATTTCCGGAGTGATCGACATGGAGGGAGAGGACGAGCATGACATCGGCAATATGACGCAGATGTTCGCGTTCGACGGTCCCCTCGGCAATTTGCGCTACGACAAGATCGAGGGCAATCCCGCGTCTGGCCCGTTCTTGCTGCAAAATCTCATGCCCTCGGATGCCGAGGCTACTCCCAAGGGTTACGCGGTCTACGGCCAAATGATCTTTCGCACCGGCTATCGGACCCAACGGCTGCGAACTCCCTACCTCTACAACTCGATCAATGGGGGCCGCGTGATGGTGACTGCCGGGGAGACAACGGATCTCGGTGACACCTTCGTGATGAAGCCGGGCTACCTGACCGGCAGCATCTTTTTGACCGGACCCGCCGACGGCACCGGGACGCCGGCGCTCGCAACGCTCTACCGAGATGCGGACATCGATACCGATGGCGACGGCATCCCGAACAACTACTACCTCTCTTCTGGCTCGTACATTGCGGCCGAAGGCATCCACAAAGTCGCTCCGGGCGCCACCAATACGGCATGGGGTGGCTATGCGCGTACTTCGTTCGCCGGTGGGTTCGATTCGACCGCACAACAGTTCACAGGCGACTATGAAATAGTGCTTGGAGGTCTCGCACGAGAGAGCTCCATCTGGAGGCCAGCTGGACTTTCTCTGACCTTCCGCGATACCTCGACCCCGTGGGATCCCGACAGCTACTACAATTCATCTGTCTACGTGAGACCGTCGTTGTATGAGACGGTCGAAATTGTTCCGGGTGAAACGGTCACGCGCGACTATGCACTGTGCATGAGCGAAGTCGATCTCAGCTATCGGTCCGTATCGGGTGTCTTCTACAGCCCGAGGACCAGCGGCAGAGGAAGCTTCAAGGGCGAAGACTTCCGGGGCATCCAGACCGAATACACGAGTTGGATCGGGTATTCGGCAGGCACGCCGGAAAATCTTGCCGACGCTTCAGACCACGGCCTGGTCAAGATGCTGCTGCCCGAGGGCAGCTATTCGCTGACCCCCAATGTCATGGCGGTCAATCCGGGTGGAGGCACCAGCTACACTGAGTTGCGTCCGGTTACAATTGAAGTGGGTTGCCAACAGCGACTCTCGCTATCGACCGAGTTGCAAGTGAGCGTTGCCGACTTGGACCAATGCGTCGACAACAGGGCGGTTGCCCTCGTCGGTGCGGTATCGGGCGGCGGTGAGGTCAGCTCGCTCTCGTACGTGCTCAATGATGCTGCGCCGGTGAACCTTTGCAGTGGTGATTGCGGTGTTGATCCGACATTCGAGACCAGCTTCGAGGCCGAGGGCTGTAGCGATACGATTACAGTCACCGCTCTCGATGCGAACGGAAACAAAGCCTCGGTCGAAACGCGCATTCAAGACAACGAGCCACCGGTCCTCTCCAGCTGCGACGACATCTTTGTCGACACGCTCCCCGGTGGGCTGAATGCGTCGGTCGACTTCGAAGTCGTCGCGACCGACGATTGCAAGGCAGCTCCGACCGTTGCCTGTGATGCCGAGGCGGGGGATCTTTTCCCGATCGGCTCCACCACCGTCTCGTGTGAGGCCCAGGATGCGTGTGGCAACGTCAGCCAGTGCAGCTTCAGTGTCACGGTCACCGGGATCGCGGCACCGGAACCAGAGCCGGAACCGGAACCGGAGCCGGAGCCCGAGCCGGAAGATCCTGAATCCGACTGGGTAGACGAGACTCCTGTGGGCGACGAGGACGAAGTGGACCTCAACGTTTGTCTGGACGAGCCCGAGGATCGCACGCCCATCGTGACCTGTGGTGTGGAGCGGCCGAAACTCTGGCCCCCGAACCACAAGCTGGTTCGTCCCGGCTTCACAACCAAAGCTGTCGATTCTTGTGAGAGCGTTGGCGGGGATCAGATGGAGACGGTGCTGGCGACTGCCACCTGGGTCTACAGCGACGAGCCGGAAATTTCGGTGCCGAGCAATGGCGGGAGCAATGCCGGGCCCGGTAATTCTGGGTCCAAGGGCAACCAGGGCTCCGAGCCGCAAGCAACCCGGGGCGGCAAGGGTGGCAGTCGCGTGATCAGCAGCAACGGAAGCGGCAGGCATGCCCCCGACGCAAAGGATCTGGATGCGGATCTTCGGCTGCGGGCGGAGCGGGCCGGCAGCGGGGATGGTCGCGTTTATCTCGCGATCAGTGCCTCCGAAAACGAGGCGGGCAACGAAGGTTGGGCTTGCTGCACGGTCATTGTGCCGCACGACTTGAAACACAGCAGCCTGGTTGATTTGCAGGACGCCGCGGACGAGGCCCGCGACTACTGCGAAGCCTATGGCGAGGCACCGCCCGACTTCTTTGAGCACGGACTCTCGGAGGAAATCGGACCGATGCAGTAA
- a CDS encoding 5-formyltetrahydrofolate cyclo-ligase — protein sequence MSLDSDKAQLRQKVLSACRAIDPEQAERSAQRVAELIAGCPEFERAERVGFYAARGCEISTRPGFEAARLAGKRCLFPRCHGKNQLEFAQVDDWEQLEPGRFGILEPGVKLSASSFSKNDLVLVPGVVFDRQGGRIGYGGGFYDRAFPINGPPAPYLMGLAHPVQLLDAVPLGAHDRRMDAVATESGIIRGSVTGS from the coding sequence ATGAGCCTCGATTCAGATAAGGCGCAGCTGCGCCAGAAGGTGCTTTCGGCCTGTCGGGCGATCGATCCCGAACAGGCCGAGCGTTCAGCCCAGCGGGTCGCGGAACTCATCGCCGGGTGCCCCGAGTTTGAGCGGGCCGAGAGAGTCGGGTTCTACGCCGCGAGGGGGTGCGAAATCTCTACCCGACCCGGGTTCGAAGCGGCGCGATTGGCGGGCAAGCGTTGCCTTTTTCCTCGCTGTCACGGCAAAAACCAGTTGGAATTCGCCCAGGTAGACGACTGGGAGCAGTTGGAGCCCGGTCGCTTCGGGATTCTCGAGCCTGGCGTAAAGCTCAGCGCGTCCTCGTTCAGCAAAAACGATCTGGTGCTGGTTCCGGGGGTTGTTTTCGACCGGCAAGGCGGGCGGATCGGCTACGGGGGCGGCTTCTACGACAGGGCGTTTCCCATAAATGGCCCTCCCGCACCGTATCTGATGGGCCTGGCACATCCGGTTCAGTTGCTGGACGCAGTTCCCCTGGGTGCCCACGATCGCAGAATGGACGCGGTTGCGACGGAATCGGGGATCATCCGCGGATCGGTCACCGGGTCCTAG
- the zapA gene encoding cell division protein ZapA produces the protein MAGKEYRIRSDASEEWLQKVADHVDKAMQNIRERTDTVDSLDIALLAALNLAREVLSLQSRATGEESMNDVSDARLRNLIDQIELELPAADSD, from the coding sequence TTGGCGGGCAAGGAATATCGGATCCGCAGCGATGCGAGTGAAGAGTGGCTGCAAAAAGTTGCCGACCACGTAGACAAGGCGATGCAGAACATTCGGGAGCGCACGGACACCGTGGACTCCCTGGACATCGCGTTGCTGGCCGCACTCAATCTGGCCCGGGAAGTTTTGAGCCTGCAGAGCAGGGCGACGGGCGAAGAATCCATGAACGACGTTTCCGATGCGCGCCTGCGCAATTTGATCGATCAGATCGAGTTGGAGCTGCCCGCGGCTGATTCTGACTAG
- a CDS encoding glutamate synthase subunit beta, whose amino-acid sequence MAKPTGFMETARQGPSYRDRDERVTDWKLAQASLSVPELKAQASRCMDCGIPFCASDVGCPLGNLCPDWNDLVFRDKWEDALQRLHSTNNFPEFTGLVCPAPCETACVLGMNGQGVTNKQIEYEIIRHGIEQGWVKPVKPEVRSGCSVAVVGSGPSGMAAAQQLSRAGHTVTVFEKADRIGGLLRYGIPDFKLEKHLIDLRIDQMRDEGVLFQTGVHVGMDLSAADLRKNFNAVLITTGAEHPRDLPVPGRDLDGVHFAMEFLPQQNKRNAGDLLDSKLDILAGGKHVIVLGGGDTGSDCVGTAHRQGAASVTSLELLERPPDERAWGNPWPDWPRTFRSSSSHDEGGTTEYAEMTTELVGRNGKVEKLRGVKVRFGPPDASGRQSMEEVPGSEFEKPADLVLLAMGFVNPIHEGLLDDLALRYDGRGNIVAPLQGPNAYATSEPGVFTAGDCRRGQSLVVWAISEGREAACAVDTYLTGSTRLQSKYSTFSLPR is encoded by the coding sequence ATGGCTAAACCCACCGGATTTATGGAGACGGCGCGCCAGGGGCCATCGTATCGCGATCGCGACGAGCGGGTAACGGACTGGAAGCTTGCCCAGGCGAGCCTCAGCGTGCCCGAACTGAAGGCCCAGGCCTCTCGCTGCATGGACTGCGGAATTCCCTTCTGCGCTAGCGATGTGGGGTGCCCGCTGGGCAATCTGTGTCCGGACTGGAACGACCTGGTGTTCCGGGACAAGTGGGAAGACGCGCTGCAGCGACTTCACTCGACGAACAACTTTCCCGAGTTCACCGGCCTGGTCTGTCCCGCACCTTGCGAGACGGCCTGTGTGTTGGGCATGAACGGCCAGGGTGTCACGAACAAGCAGATCGAATACGAGATCATTCGCCACGGCATCGAGCAGGGCTGGGTCAAACCCGTCAAACCCGAGGTTCGCTCCGGTTGCAGTGTCGCGGTGGTGGGCTCAGGGCCTTCTGGCATGGCGGCGGCACAGCAGCTGAGTCGCGCTGGCCACACGGTGACGGTGTTCGAAAAGGCCGATCGCATCGGCGGGCTGCTGCGCTACGGAATTCCAGACTTCAAACTCGAAAAGCATCTGATCGATTTGCGCATCGACCAGATGCGCGACGAAGGAGTTTTGTTTCAGACCGGAGTTCATGTCGGAATGGATCTCAGCGCCGCCGATCTGCGAAAGAACTTCAACGCGGTGCTGATTACCACCGGAGCCGAACATCCGCGCGATCTCCCGGTGCCCGGCCGCGACCTCGACGGGGTCCATTTCGCGATGGAGTTTCTGCCCCAGCAGAACAAGCGAAATGCGGGCGATCTACTCGATTCGAAACTAGACATTCTCGCCGGCGGCAAGCACGTGATCGTGCTCGGAGGTGGAGATACGGGTTCCGACTGCGTGGGGACCGCCCACCGGCAAGGGGCGGCCTCGGTGACCTCACTCGAGTTGCTCGAGCGTCCGCCAGACGAGCGAGCGTGGGGGAACCCATGGCCCGATTGGCCGCGGACCTTTCGAAGTTCGAGTTCCCATGACGAGGGCGGAACGACTGAGTACGCCGAAATGACAACGGAACTCGTCGGCAGGAACGGCAAAGTCGAAAAACTTCGCGGAGTCAAGGTGCGATTTGGTCCCCCGGATGCGTCCGGCCGGCAGTCGATGGAAGAAGTGCCGGGAAGTGAGTTCGAAAAGCCTGCCGATCTGGTTCTACTCGCAATGGGATTCGTCAATCCGATCCACGAGGGACTGCTCGACGATCTAGCTCTGCGTTATGACGGTCGGGGCAATATTGTGGCGCCGTTGCAGGGTCCGAACGCCTACGCGACAAGCGAACCCGGTGTGTTCACGGCGGGCGATTGCCGCCGCGGACAATCGCTGGTCGTCTGGGCGATTTCTGAGGGTCGCGAGGCCGCTTGCGCGGTCGATACGTACTTGACCGGGTCGACGCGCCTGCAGAGCAAGTACTCGACTTTCTCGCTTCCGCGCTGA